From a single Kwoniella shandongensis chromosome 9, complete sequence genomic region:
- a CDS encoding 40S ribosomal protein eS4 translates to MLDKLGGTYAPRPSPGPHKLRESLPLTVFLRNRLKYALTGREVTAIVKQRLIKVDGKVRTDETYPAGFMDVITIEKSGEHFRLLYDIKGRFTIHRITPEEASFKLLKVRKHQLGAKGVPYIVSHDGRTIRYPDPSIKVNDTVKFDFVQNKIVDHIKFEPGNVVMVTGGRNMGRSGVIVHKERHLGGFDIVHVKDVLDRTFATRLSNIFVIGEGAKAQVSLPKGKGVKLSIAEERDQRRRQRAQEA, encoded by the exons ATGTTGGACAAGTTGGGTGGAACTTAT GCCCCCCGACCTTCCCCCGGTCCTCACAAGCTCCGTGAATCCCTCCCCctcaccgtcttcctccGAAACCGATTGAAGTACGCTTTGACCGGTCGAGAGGTCACTGCTATTGTTAAGCAGCGACTCATCAAGGTCGACGGAAAGGTCAGGACTGACGAGACCTACCCCGCTGGTttcatgg AtgtcatcaccatcgagAAATCCGGTGAACACTTCCGACTCTTGTACGACATCAAGGGTCGATTCACTATCCACCGAATCACCCCCGAGGAGGCTTCCTTCAAGCTCCTCAAGGTCCGAAAACATCAACTCGGTGCCAAGGGTGTCCCTTACATTGTCTCTCACGATGGTCGAACCATCCGATACCCCGACCCCTCCATCAAGGTCAACGACACCGTCAAGTTTGACTTTGTCCAGAACAAGATTGTAGACCACATCAAGTTCGAGCCCGGAAACGTCGTCATGGTCACCGGTGGTCGAAACATGGGTCGATCAGGTGTCATCGTTCACAAGGAGAGACACTTGGGTGGTTTCGATATCGTTCACGTTAAGGATGTTTTGGACCGAACTTTCGCTACCAG GCTCTCTAACATTTTCGTTATCGGTGAGGGCGCCAAGGCCCAGGTCTCCTTGCCCAAGGGCAAGGGTGTCAAGCTCTCTATTGCTGAGGAGCGAGACCAGAGGAGGCGCCAGCGAGCCCAAGAGGCTTAA
- a CDS encoding mannose-1-phosphate guanyltransferase: MQLSWPKPLVEFCNKAMILHQIEALVKAGVKDIVLAVNYRPEVMVSVLKKTEEEFGITIHFSVETEPLGTAGPLALAREILGKDDSPFFVLNSDVTCVYPFEAFRDFHLAHKCEGSIMVTKVAEPSAYGVVVTKPGSTVIDRFVEKPVEFVGNRINAGIYMFNPSVLDRIELRPTSIEKEVFPAIAADQQLHSFDLQGFWMDVGQPKDFLSGTCLYLSHLTSQHSPLLTDPAKNKWVYGGNVMVDPSADIDPTAVIGPNVVIGPDAKIGPGVRLQRCVIMSNAVVRDHAWIANSIVGWNSNVGRWTRVENITVLGDDVTIKDELYVNGASVLPHKSISTSITEPRIVM, translated from the exons ATGCAGCTGTCATGGCCCAAACCCCTTGTCGAGTTCTGtaacaag GCTATGAT CTTGCATCAGATCGAGGCTTTGGTCAAG GCCGGTGTCAAGGACATCGTTCTCGCTGTCAACTACCGACCCGAAGTTATGGTTTCAGTCCTCAAGAAGACTGAAGAAGAGTTCGGGATCACTATCCACTTCAGCGTCGAGACCGAGCCTCTTGGTACTG CCGGACCTCTTGCACTCGCTCGTGAGATCTTGGGCAAAGACGactcccccttcttcgtcctcaactCCGATGTCACCTGTGTCTACCCCTTCGAAGCTTTCCG AGACTTCCACCTCGCCCACAAATGCGAAGGTTCCATCATGGTCACCAAGGTCGCCGAACCCTCAGCTTACGGTGTCGTTGTGACCAAGCCTGGATCTACCGTCATTGACCGATTCGTCGAGAAGCCGGTCGAGTTTGTTGGAAACAGGATCAACGCCGGTATCTACATGTTCAACCCTAGCGTTTTGGACCgaatcgag CTCCGACCCACAtccatcgagaaggaggtcttCCCCGCTATCGCTGCCGACCAACAACTGCATTCATTCGACCTGCAAGGATTCTGGATGGATGTCGGTCAACCCAAGGACTTCTTgtctg GTACCTGTCTCTACCTCTCCCACTTGACTTCTCAACACTCACCGTTGCTCACTGACCCCGCCAAGAACAAATGGGTCTATGGTGGTAACGTCATGGTCGACCCT AGTGCCGATATTGACCCCACCGCTGTCATTGGTCCTAACGTCGTTATCGGCCCTGACGCCAAGATTGGTCCTGGTGTCCGACTTCAACGATGTGTGATCATGTCCAACGCTGTCGTCCGAGATCACGCATGGATTGCCAACTCTATCGTTGGATGGAACAGCAATGTCGgacgatgg ACTCGAGTGGAGAACATTACTGTCTTGGGAGACGACGTGACGATCAAGGATGAGCTTTACGTGAACGGTGCTTCTGTCTTACCCCACAAGAGT ATCTCTACATCCATCACTGAGCCTCGTATTGTCATGTAA
- a CDS encoding anthranilate phosphoribosyltransferase encodes MSKDYTPDSFKVLLKKLVQSPDEFTPEDCALCFRHLCVQGASEAQAGAFLTALTLSGLESSAEIVAACAAVLREHAVSVQDLIPNPSVAPEHGMWDYRDSDKEGDGYQGLVDIVGTGGDGWDTYNVSTTAAVVVAGAGVRVAKHGSKAATSTSGSADLLLSLDCRLAFPVSEVKGFLAHSPFLFLFAPHYHPSLAHIAPIRRNLNFRTIFNVLGPLINPSRPQRMLLGVAKRDLGDTFAEVLRLLGVERALVVCGKEGLDEISPEGETWTWWLENGEITKGEIHPTRDFGLPSHPLSTVRGSTPDLNALTFNSILSPHTTQPPSHLSSPVGPDSPSFAAINDYVLLNAAALLHVSGKAASYKEGVAIARESIESGGAKLAFEGFRDASKKAMGEHIDQIIVEDDGGVAAKNGTVKAWLKARRDRSQTPKELNK; translated from the exons ATGTCGAAGGATTACACCCCGGACTCGTTCAaggtgttgttgaagaagctcgTGCAGTCACCTGACGAGTTCACACCTGAAGACTGTGCCCTATGTTTCCGACATCTCTGTGTTCAAGGTGCCTCAGAGGcccag GCAGGTGCCTTCCTCACCGCCTTGACACTATCAGGTCTCGAGTCGTCGGCTGAGATCGTCGCTGCTTGCGCTGCAGTTTTACGAGAACATGCCGTTTCTGTGCAAGACTTGATCCCAAACCCTTCTGTAGCGCCAGAACATGGAATGTGGGATTACAGAGACTCTGAtaaagaaggagatgggtaTCAGGGCTTGGTCGACATTGTGGGGACTGGCGGTGATGGTTGGGACACGTACAACGTCTCTACCACAGCTGCTGTGGTGGtagcaggtgcaggagtaAGGGTAGCCAAG CATGGTTCCAAAGCAGCTACATCTACATCAGGATCTGCAGAcctgcttctctctctcgacTGTCGACTCGCTTTCCCCGTCTCCGAGGTGAAAGGCTTCTTAGCCcattcccccttcctctttctcttcgcaCCGCACTACCACCCCTCCTTGGCTCACATCGCTCCCATTCGACGAAATCTCAATTTCAGGACAATCTTCAACGTTCTCGGACCGCTGATCAACCCGTCCAGACCACAAAGGATGTTGTTGGGTGTCGCGAAGCGTGATCTGGGAGATACGTTTGCGGAGGTATTGAGGTTGTTGGGCGTGGAGAGGGCTTTGGTCGTTTGTGGTAAAGAGGGTCTGGACGAGATCAGTCCAGAAGGAGAGACCTGG ACATGGTGGTTGGAAAACGGCGAGATTACAAAAGGAGAGATTCACCCTACTCGAGATTTCGGTCTTCCTTCACATCCCCTTTCGACCGTTCGTGGATCCACACCCGATCTCAACGCATTGACATTCAACTCGATCCTCTCTCCCCATACTACTCAACcaccttcccatctctcctctccagtcggacccgactcaccctccttcgCCGCGATAAACGACTATGTCCTCCTCAACGCTGCGGCTTTACTCCACGTTTCTGGCAAAGCGGCAAGTTACAAAGAGGGTGTCGCCATCGCACGAGAGAGCATAGAGAGTGGTGGAGCGAAACTTGCGTTCGAAGGGTTCAGAGATGCTAGTAAGAAGGCAATGGGAGAGCATATTGACCAGATCAttgtggaggatgatggtggtgtCGCGGCGAAGAACGGAACAGTTAAGGCTTGGTTGAAAGCCAGGAGAGATAGATCGCAAACTCCTAAGGAGTTGAACAAGTAG
- a CDS encoding polynucleotide kinase 3'-phosphatase, which translates to MPATKRPSEGTTPQAKKPHPFFVAGAKTQLGTFQPSPPTLIHFTHLDPFAPQPVASTSTASSSTSNKIAISFYDLDGTLIKPRLGGPFPKSRDDWMWWNPVVPERLKKEWEEGRHLVVISNQGDSREKVRNEWKLKLPLIAAKMPSGVPLRVLAALSMSDVYRKPNIGMFETISKVYRDQGLEIDMERSVFVGDAAGRMANGPQRRDHGDTDYKFALNTGLKFVTPEEHFLGHPRPSFPEPPNGFRPAKVGNLGSLPHIVPSHTPIARPETEIVLFVGPPASGKSSFFRKHFAPNEYEHVNQDLLGTRYKCLRVAEGLLREGKAVVIDNTNRNRDTRAHWINLASKLKVPVRVFHFLCPLELAKHNNMYRACYAPPNEPPRTLLPLLAFTSYAAAFEPPSANEGFDEVRGVNFHFEGGEEQRRKWDMYMLEQKR; encoded by the exons ATGCCAGCTACCAAGCGGCCCTCCGAGGGGACCACACCTCAAGCGAAGAAGC CACATCCGTTCTTCGTCGCTGGGGCCAAGACACAATTAGGCACATTTCAGCCTTCTCCACCTACACTAATCCATTTcacccacctcgaccctTTCGCCCCCCAACCCGTTGCCTCAACTTCCACCgcgtcctcgtcaacctccaACAAGATCGCTATATCATTCTACGATCTCGATGGGACGCTGATCAAGCCCCGTTTGGGTGGACCTTTCCCCAAAAGCAGAGATGATTGGATGTGGTGGAACCCTGTCGTTCCGGaaaggttgaagaaggaatgggaagaaggaagacatcTGGTGGTAATCTCAAATCAAGGTGATAGTAGGGAGAAAGTGAGAAATGAGTGGAAGTTGAAGTTACCATTGATTGCagccaag ATGCCAAGCGGCGTGCCTCTACGAGTTCTCGCAGCGCTGTCGATGAGCGACGTCTATCGTAAACCGAACATAGGCATGTTCGAGACCATCTCCAAGGTATACCGAGATCAAGGACTCGAGATAGACATGGAACGATCGGTCTTTGTCGGGGATGCAGCGGGGAGGATGGCGAATGGACCGCAGAGAAGAGATCATGGTGATACAGACTACAAGTTTGCCCTCAATACGGGGTTGAAATTCGTCACTCCAGAG GAACACTTCCTTGGACATCCCCGCCCGTCATTCCCAGAACCGCCAAACGGCTTCCGTCCCGCCAAAGTCGGTAATCTCGGTTCTC TCCCACACATCGTACCATCGCACACTCCGATTGCTCGTCCGGAAACTGAGATAGTGTTATTCGTCGGTCCGCCAGCTTCGGGCAAATCATCATTCTTCCGAAAACATTTCGCTCCGAATGAGTACGAGCATGTCAATCAGGACTTGTTGGGGACGAGATATAAGTGCTTGAGAGTGGCAGAGGGGTTattgagagaagggaaagcgGTAGTCATAG ATAACACTAATCGAAATCGTGATACAAGAGCACATTGGATCAACTTGGCTTCCAAGCTCAAAGTGCCAGTACG CGTGTTCCATTTTCTCTGCCCACTCGAGCTCGCAAAGCACAACAACATGTACAGAGCATGCTATGCACCACCCAACGAACCGCCACGTACTCTACTGCCCCTCCTCGCATTCACGTCATATGCTGCGGCCTTTGAACCGCCCTCTGCTAATGAAGGCTTCGACGAGGTCAGAGGAGTGAATTTCCACTTTGAAGGCGGggaagagcagagaaggaagtgggatATGTATATGTTGGAGCAGAagaggtga